The sequence TCCAGTGTTTGAAGTTTTAGTGGGTAATCCAAATCTTCCCGCTTTCGAGTCCCATTACGGCAActggatgttttttttaatttgaagtgaAATCGCCTGAAGGTATGCCATTGcattttttattacaaactatttttagaaatgtaCGGTAAAATCTTACGCACCCTAAAATGGGTATGCACCGAAAAAATGCATAAGAAAGCGCACTTCGAAAATTaacataaaacctgttttaatccacctagtggtgtaatgatgcctttctcatatcaagcatactatcatatataatactgtggtattcttcaaaatagttcttttttcgattcttgaaagattaaCCGGAATTGTTTGAgttgaccgtttactgataacgactaccgattggagtagtttttggccgatttagaaattttcacgttttttgtttcgcccctttaagtgatggtataaaattttttacataCTTTATACATCCAAAATCAGATgttggattcggatgaaattcaggaatttcgtacaaGACCACAGAACCttccattaaaacctaaatttgtgaaaatttgtcaaaccattcgtgagaaaagtgagtgagatccatttcagaaaacatgaccactatttcctgtgcctccggaatcggaaactaggaaccaggatagccgaaatcagtttgtttgaccgtctattgataatgactattgaATGAAGTAGTTTTGGGGTCAGTTTAGAATTcttttttcgtgttttgtttcgcccctctaagtgatggtataaaagttcggatccaaatgaatttgaatctaagtttgtgaaaatcaatctagccatctccgagaaaagttagtgcaaaaaacgttacatacacacagacattttgcgtactcgacggactgagtcgaatggtacatgacccTCGGTCCTGCTTGgccttggatcaaaagtcggttttcacagtgattgcataacctttctatatgagaaaggcaaaaagaatgcacgaaacgtcgagatctgaaaatgactcgaaataaaaaaattccaaaaaaatcgactcaaaaaaatcaaactaaaaTTCCCAGTGACCtggagaatcattttttttttcaaatgctaTTTTTAGAGATAACAGCAGATCTTGACGTATCGTGTATTTCTAAGGCAAGACTAGGCCTTCAAAAATTCgcagtataaaaaaaatcgcataacttagaaaattcttttaaaaggatcgcgaaactttaaaaattcgcatagAAAAGACTTGAGTATACCGCAGTTATAGCgacgtgaaaattttttatcTTACCCTTTGAGCCAAATTCTTTTCTTcggaattttctttgattcttcgaaaacaaaaaggtttgtttgtaaactagtataacctacagagagAAAAAGTactcagatcggttaggccgtctctaagaaaacgaagtgagttccaccatTGCAAATACTTCCGAAATCGAGAGCCGGTATAACCAAGGTCGTCGGTTCAAGAAAAGTGACTGAGATCCATTTTTattctatggctacaatctccgGTCGTTAGTCGAACACCGGTAACCAGGAAAGCCAAAATTAATCTGTTTGATCGTTTActaataatgactaccgattggaataattttgaggcaagtttagaaattattttaggtATTTAACTTCGCCGCttttagtgacggtataaatatttcaacctgtaattccggaacaggatgtcagatccggatgaaattcaggaattcaatgtgggaccacaagaccttttataGACAGAAATGGtttcttttattcaataatataagtttaaaggcacattgcttaagctctaagatgccgaggacagacaagattttttatttaaaccgaagtttgtgaaaatcggtcaagccatcactgagaaaagtgagtgaaattcattttggaatatatgatcaATATTTCCGGTGCTTGCGGAATTGGAAACCCTGAACCAGgacagccggaatcggtttgtttggtcgtctactgataatggctaccgattggagtgGTTTCGAAGCCAAATtagaattttttgtttcgccgcttttaGTGACGATATCGAGTTTTTAACATAATTTCAGGAACCGGaacttggatccggatgaaaattgGAAGTTCTGTATGGGGCTATGAAACCTTTCTGAAAACTAACTaatcctgtaactccggaactggaaggcggatcgaaataaaattcaacaacttTATATGAGacaattatacctttcatttgaagataAGTTTGTGAGATGCCTTACGGGCATCGTtcaaaaaatcggtttttacataatctttattacccttggcatcttagagcataAGCAGCgtgccttaaaaattatattattgaataaacaatataacctttctatataagaaaggcaaaaagcttcATCCAAATGAAGTCTGACCTACACAACTGAAGACTTGCTAGCCATTTCTGGAATTGGTGCACTATCTTCTGAATGACACCGACAAAAAATGGAACAATACACCGAGGGAAAAGCAAGTAAGAGTTTCATAAGACTAAGGCTTATAAACAAAGCAGAAATCAATTCCATTGAGAGGTAGAGATTTTCATAAGCAGTCTTAAGATTGTCTCAATTATTATCTATGCATGTTATAATTATTCGCTTCGTGTATTTCATCAAAAGTCCGTAATGTGAGAATGTCCGCATTTTGTCTTATGACTTAGTCATGCCAAAAAAGTATACGAGGAAAGAATGCTGTTGGATCCGAAAACATTAATAAttagcgaagaaatagaaacaaaatatgtgctttttgcacaaactaacaaaacccctaaatgttcacattctgcgatggccagtaataagccgtcactcgtttacgcctgagacgtcagaaataatatagcacttgtgcaatattatttgagggttgcataaatagtgcaaactttgcgtctgcttagcggtttaaattgaactgctaagcacgagatggcagttcagtttgaactgctttaagcactgacgggCCGAAGGCGCAACgcgaagaaataataataattatttcatttgtaacaaattttattatttgaaaggaaaatcaattttattttaatggATGCAAAAATTTAACTTGTTTTCCCTAGTCATAAGAACCACGAATCGCTAAAATCGAAAATGTATGTGATGTGATTAGTTTTCAGTATGGGAACATTTTAAAGATTTGTTTCAGTGTAAATAAACTGAAACTGTCTTCCAAATGGTTTTACCAGTTTGCTAAACAAGTGCTGAATTAAATCACAGAACAGAGCTTACTATATTACAAAAATAATTATCATAAAACGTAAGCTACGAAATTTTTGCTAACATTTTTATGAATTCTATAAGACTATCTTATGAATATATGAAGTAAAATATTAAAGAATTTTCTCTCTTCATCATAAGACAAACCTGTAGAATCCATTTATTATCTCTATGTCTGAAGGTCATATTTTATTCTTATGAAGTTCGATTATTTTGTCTGAGTGtagattaatttttcttcctcATCCCAAATGTGCAATATTTCTTCTCATAATGTAACCAGTTAATTACTACTAAACTATAATCAACCGTCCGACTATTCAACTCATAACGGCGTAAATCTAAGCGAATTTGAAGAACATCACCACTATTAGACAATTTTTAACAAAAGCATACTCAGCCCATAGTCGTAGATACACAACTGGGCTATAAATAGAAAACAAAGCAAACATTCAAATTTCAGTATGTGCCATTGAAGTAATTGCAGCAAAACCCATTCTTAAATAGATTAAAACCAAGCATTTCTTTTGCAAACATATGCTGAGAGTTGTTATAATAAAAACACCTGATCATGAACGATCGACTCATTTGTCGATTTGCTCGAAAAAGTGAAGCGCACACAATTTGCATCTACTTTACCGACATCGAccatctgctgctgctgctattaTTAAAAGCGCTACTACTAACCTCGATATCGAGCTGCAACGTAAAGAACGGCTGGATGTTGTCAGTCGCGTGATCTCCCTCGCGGTGCACACGTGATCGCAGTTTTCCACCGAAGATGTCACTGATCGGCGATCGGCCGAAATCAGTAGTCCGGGTGACAGTGCCCTTGTTCCGGTTGCCACGGATGACCTGAAAACatacgaatatttttattgaaaaaaaatattgagtgttgattgattgattggggGGGAATGGAGAAGAAGAGAAAAAACTGTTTCTCGCCAATCTTAGATGACAAGGAATCATTGGTTCCTTGATTGTCATCTTACACACAGGCGAGAGTGTAATTTCCCCACCATATGCCACAGATTATGAGATTGAAAACTCAATCTCTGCCGGCTTAAGGATGGTGGGGTGGAGGGTGTTGTGTGTCTATGGAAAGAAAATATATTCGTTGGACTCGAACCAACGGCGGCTGCGTTGAGAAGGCGGCGATACACAACAAGACATTGCTTTATCGTGTGACGCTACTGAAACTTTTACGAGCTTACCTTCCAATCATCCTGGTCATCACCGTGCACTTCTCCATTTGACGTATCCTCACCGTTCACTTCGGACTCGTTCTTGCTGAGTTTCATTAACTGTGGATAAAATGATATAACGTCAGTTAAATCGGCGAATCTATTTCACGCTACCAAACAGTCAATTACTACTAACCTCCAGCATTTCATCGTTGAGCCGATTCAAAACGCAACCGAGAAATTCTTCGGCATCCTCCTGACGACCTTCGACTTGGAATATATCCGACCGAAGTAGGCTTAAGATTTTGTGAATCATCACCGGTTCCAGTGGGGAATCGTACTGAATTTCTGGAGTCTCGTCCTTTTTGGATTTATCGCGCTGTACCTTGGAACGCGGTGTTAGTGTGGAAAATTCTGATACCAGAACGGTCCTAAAACAACAAAAGAATGGCACTATTAGAGTCCGTTTGGATTGAATCAGACAGATCTTACATGGCATCGATGAACGGCTTCGGGTGCTTGCTGTTTCTGGCCGCCGGGAGCGAACGAATGGCCCGCATCAGATGATAGAATGGCGGACAAGCTACCAGAGCTTGCAGGATGGCATTGATGTAGCAGTAGTTGGACCGGTTGATTAGCCCACGTGGCTGGAGGCTGATGCTGTTGTTCTCGATCTGATAGGCGCTGAGGAATTCTGTATCAATTAGACAGTGTGACAAAATTGTTGACAGTGAATATTGTTTTGCTCAAATTTAAAAggcttaaaaaaattataataaaaagttttttgtctgTTTCAATTCTAGTGCCAACCGGATTGAATGGAGGCCAGATGGCAAACTCTCTGAAACGATTTGATCCCAAACCACGAAAATCCAACCAGCACCAGTGTTGCCCGAGGTTGTCAGTCAGAACGACTGACATGGGGGGGTTCGGAACAACCGGCGGCACGCGGCGGACAAGGCCCGTGGGGAATAGCTTTTACTCTGCCACATGTGTAACGCATATTGCTCTACTGAGGAAAAGAGCAGTTTGCTGACTTCATGTGACTTTTTTTTATGAGACTCGAACTCGTGACGACCTCCTCCCCGTTACATATCATGGAATTACGTACACAAGTGCACTAACCCATCGAAACGCCCTATTATTACTGCCCtaataaaaatataatagaaCTTTGTTTCATTCTGATTGTAACAATTAATTTTGAGCAACTCCATATGAAATCAAAGGTCgatatattttttgtattttgtttttgatttggctaaaaattttcataagtATTTCCTTCATAACCAAAAACCGTCAAACCGTACTTCTAAGAAGGGCCTTAGCAAAGGgtaatgtttagtaaaatttcgttTACcagttttttattgaaaaatttgcatCGTACAACagttaaaaaatatatttgagaAAGTTTCATAACTAGTTATTTTTAAAAgacaaaaatttttggtttattaTTTCTCCATTTGAAGCCATAGCGAAATAGTAAATTAGATATCTTTTTTTTAAGGAAAttgatttttagattttaatTTTAGAGAAAAATGAAAACACTGCGTTTTTTacaacaaatataatttttccaTATAGTCCAAATTATTGCATAAAACATTTCCAACGACACCGAGTCATTTGAATAAACCGTTTATGGAATAAAGCTTTATGGAAATCTTGCAGGAGTTTGTTATTAGGCCCTTCTTAAAAGTTCGTATTGAGTcaaacttttatttaataaactaAAGTTCCGTAAATGATATTTGAGAAATcaaagcacacacacacacaacgaaTCGACTTACCTCCCAGCTTCAGCGTGTTCTCGTCCAACTGTTCCGGTTTGGACTGGACGGTTCCGTGTGGTTGTTGTTTATCCCGGTTGGAAGTCGAACTAGTCGTGGCACTGGTCGACGACGGAAGACCCTGGGCGGAGGCAGCCGAGTAGGATATTCCGGTGCTGGGGCTGCTACTGTTCTTATCAAACGGGAGTACCTTAGCGATCGGTCGCTTCGCGGCAGCATCGTGCGCCGGTGGTGGTAGAGACGGACCGCTGCCGGACATGGAACTGTTGCCACCGGACATGCTGATCGGTTGGGATGATGATGCCGTAGATTGGCTGCTGTGCTGAAGATGCGGTATGAAACTGGGTGCGAACGGAGACGGCGTTGGAAGCGCTGGACCGGCACTGATGACCGGCTGTACGACATTGGTGGCCGGGGTAGACGAGTTCGACGAGGAAGAAGAATTGAACAGACTGGCCCAGGACATTGCTGGTGGTGCAGCTTTGGTTACCGGTGGGGGTGCATAGGAAGGCCCTGGTGCGTAGGGAGGCTGCGGCGGTGGCACCGATAGCGATGGTGGTGGTCCCGGTGGTGGAAGAGGCGTATTTTGCAGTTCACGATGAGGAATAGCTTCTACTTTTTTCGACTCCATCAAGGGACCCGATGGGACGACAGCAGGCGATTCCGACGAGCTGAAAGATTTCTGCGGTACCAGTGGTGGTTTGTGCATCGAAAGAGGAGCGGACGTTGTTCCAAGTGTGGTAAACGGCACCGGTGAGGTATTCTTGTAGTAAGGCTTAGTTGGACCCGACATGCTGCTGCTGGTGCTACTGGTGAACTCTTTGTTCGGAATAGCCGACACCGATACCGACGCGGTTGCCTTTTTCTGCTGCGTGCTATGCTGTATGACCGTGGTCGTAGAGGACGTAAACGACGAAATGGTCGTTGCGGGAGGATACGACGACCAGGTGCTTCGATATGCATTGGCCCGGCGGTCATCCTTGAGGACGAACTTCTCCTGCACCGCCCTCGTAAGTCTAGCCACTTCTTCCGCCGTGGTCTGGCTCTTACTGCTACTACTTACAAGGCCTTGTTGACTTGACACTGTTGGTTTGCTGTTACCGCCGCCTACATCATTACCGCTGTTCGTCTTATCGTTGACGGTGGCAGGAGTGGCCACTGATGCCACTTCGTTAGTACGCTTTTTCTGATGATTGTTGGTGTCATTTATTATTGACTGCGgttgatgttgttgttgttgttgctgctgctgttgctgtggatgttgttgctgttgctgctgcggttgttgttgttgctgctgctgttgctgttgttgttgctgttgttgctgctgctgttgctgtagtTGTTCCTTCTTTTGTTGTTCGTATTTCAAGAACTCGATTGGAATCGGTGGAGGTGGCTTGTTGAGCTGAGGTGGTGGGACATGGGTTATAGTTATCGGCAACGGTATTGGAATCGGCGTGGGTGCTGCTACTGTCGGTGTAACAGGAACCACCGGAGCCGGTAAAGGTTCTGGGATTGGTTCCTCCACTGGCATGGGAGCTACTGGTTCCTCCTCTTGTTCGGACATTTCTGGTTCCATTTCGGTGTGTTCTGGCATTTGTGCAGGCAACGGTGGCATTGGTGTCTGGGTATGAGTCATCGCCGAAGGATTATAGCAATCCTCGATGGGAGACTCCGATTGGGTGTGCATGTGATGTTGTTGAGATTGCTGTGGTGGTTGCGGTGGTGTCATTGGTTGGTTGTATAGTTGCGGTTGCGGCGATTGCTCGATGATATAGTTATTATCGTGATCAACCACCAATGCTGATTGTGGATCATGATGAATGATCTCATCCTGGTGTATTTCTATTAGCTGAGCATGCTGCTGATGCATTGATTGAGGAAGTGGTTCTTGCTGAGGTTGATGTGGCACAAGGTAGATATCGCTCTGAGTCAAATTCTGCTGAGATGAAGCATTCGAAGAGGGAGACGACATAAGGTTGGCAGCTGGAGACATCATTGCATTATTGTTCATCGCATTGTACTCGTCGGATGGTGTCGGAGTCATCGAACCGTACTCTTCTGCTTGTATCGGAGTCGGCGGTCCCATTTGCATGGTAAAGTTGGGCACATTTGGATCGAGCACATGTGCTATCGGTTGCATGGTAGGTGGTACCGGTTGCATCATAGCACCGTCGTCCTCATGCGGAATGTACTCAACGGATTCGGGATTGTATTCCAACATTGTCGGAGGTTGCCAAATTCCGGGATGCATAACGCCTTCCTCCGGTGGTTGAGGATTATGCTCATCCCCCTTGTCGACGTAGACCGCATACTCTGGTTGGTACATCGTAGGATACACGACACTTGGTGTGTATCCATACACAGGCGACGAGTACATTGGCATCTGGAAAATGGGAGCTCCCGTCGCATGTTGAGCAGATGGGTGGGGCTGATAGAACTGCAGTGGGAAATAATAACCTCCACCATATCCGTAGGGCTGTGCGGGACTCATCATTTGCTGATGTTCCATTGCCATCTGGTGTTGCACAAGGTCCGGTGTGTGCTGCTGAGGTGGCTGTGGTGGTTGTGTCTGACTTTGACCTTGTGATGATTGTGGTTGTGGTTGTTGGGTGCTCGGTTGGGGCACTGCTGCCGGCGTCGGCTGAACCGGTTGCTGCGGAATCGGTTGACCCGGCTGTATTACTGCTGGTTGCGTAACATGATGCGAAACGTATCCTCCTCGAAGGCGCGGTGTACTCCCTATTCGGCCACTTCTTCCATTACGTCTGATTGCCCCACGGGCCGCTTCACCCCGTGATCCCAACACCTGCATTTCGTGACCGGCCGGCACTTCACTAGCAATGTACGCACCCGTAGGACCTGGTGGAGTCCCAGTTGTAGCCATGTAGGATGGCATTCCGTGTGGCATATAACCATGAACATTCACGTTTGCTGTTAAATTGCTAACATACACATTTCCTGGTAGTGGCTGCGGGATGACCTGCATCGGATAGACTGGGTTTGTATGCGGTCCACTTGGCATGTAACCTGTTGGAATTCCTTGAGAAGGATACATCGCTTGATGTGCTGATGGGGCAGCAACAATGGTTTGCTGCTCACCAGATCCCCTGCTGGCACTTCCTGCTACATTATGGCCATTAGGAGGCTGATTACCCGACTGAACTTGCGCGGATTGCTGTTGGCTTTgtgtctgttgttgttgttgtggtaGTGGTTGCTgttgtggttgttgttgttgttgttgttgtggttgctgctgctgctgttgttgttgttgctgctgctgctgttgtgattgataatgagaattgTTGGTGTGAGGAGGCATACTCGTCGTAGTCACCACAGAAGTTGTTGTCAGCGTCGTCGCGGCAATCGAACCAAACTCTACGGCTGTCTGGACGAAGCTCCTCCCGCTGCCACCCCGATAACTGACGGTTCCGGTTGAGCAACTAAGTTGCTGCTCGCAGTCGTCGTATTCGGCGTAGGACGTCTCCAAGTTACCGTTCACTGGAATTGAGAGAAAAAGAagtagaaaacgaaacatttaaTCAGTGTTCTCTGACAGCTATGTGATACGTTATCATTGTGTTTAACTCTAAGCTACTTGACACCGGAGAACACATTTAAAAGAAAACTACTAACATTTACATGTTGTGCTAAACGGTGAAAAGTCAGAACAGCAATTTGGATTCGACTGAGACCTAGAGAGCTAGGTAGCTGAGTCCACAAAACTACAATTATACGTTCCAAATTTTAAGCGCATTACGAATCCGAACATCGTTTCCTTCCTTTCGATATAATTGAAATTAGGAATTTCGTGCTTGTAGATTGATTTCGTAAGTGTAGAATGTTTTTGACAAATGGAACTATCTGGTGCAAGTATGACGAAAGATGgtataggatttttttttcaagtcttTCCGTACCACAACAACGCACTTCCAAAAGCCCCAAAAAAGCATTCTATATCTCGCACAGTTCATCTACGGTTGATAGAATTTACAAGCTTTCTGTACTTTAATATTTATTATCAACGGATACAAGGTGTTTCTAATGATAATTAGGGGAAACCGGGGCTGAACGGGACATGGGGCCTAAGTAGCAACATCTCGTATTTGGAACACGTGTcgacaaaggcgaattcttggcattacattccttttgtggaatttggcctttttgtttcaacagacttcgcagccgattcttagcgtacagaatcattgtatggctagtactacgatcctgctgacactatgaatccttccaggtcggggctcgaacacgtGTCGACACTGATTAGTAATCCGCAATATCATATCTGTTTCaagatacttttttttatatataaaagatattttattctggcctattagcgtacaagctttacgtggctgaTATAGCTGAGTTTTTTTGTTAATTGCAGCtgctgtactttgttctatgggGGATACATTGGATGGTTTCgtcgaaggggatgcttcactgttgttggtgacagtcacaggtgtactggggttgcttggggttcaggaatcagaacaaattggctcaaatggcacgttctccttgatatttggagatttgtgcctgcttggggttggtgtgaaggaagcaccgttgttctttggtatagttgtctccttgtccgatttatcacatggcttaccgtagtgaacagctttttggcaatattgacatgtggccatctgattgtcataggtaacaagtgatttgcacgggattcttatatcctgaccgaatgtcacataagaaggtataggtctcctcaagcgcatgcgtaacaaacgtacgccatttagaataccgggaaaaaattttccacttttctttttcgataaagagaatctctccgtattgggacatggttttgcgaatataaggatcgatgacgcttgagggaagatcatgcactcacacttctatagcactatcttccatacatactggaatgttgtacttgatattttcatgctccacatagtgcacattattattgtctttagcgaattgaattgcatccaactctttatagaactggatataaacaacattattggtcttattgtattgaagtaaatgcacacgtttaatgtcaagatgcatttgctccttaagcaaaccttcaagttctcgtatcgaaggtcgaattttgcactgtctgaagtcaacaataattgtattctttcgtaccggcggtagcttttgttcgtttggttcactcatttcgagatcgttctattgttcactacacaatactgtacttggtttcttctgtcccgaacgtaagcggttttggtttatcgactgacgtggatgagatgtgaaaccgaactgtttCACGATACTTCATACAGTACTCGTAATAGTTGAACGAACAAATGAacagaaaaaagatttttagcagTATATACATCTGTAAAATGAGTAGACATCCTCTTTAGGGTGCCAATAAAAAAGGGTCATCCGCAATTTCGCGCTCAAATGATTAAGCATCACAACAAAAGTCCCTATGTAAAGTTCGAACTTAATCGTACATGAGCAAGGGGTGCCGCCCGACGGTCAAAGTTTGAGAACTTTCGATCCGGAAAAATCACCATGGTCACCGAATGccatagaaatgcatgaaacgtgaaGATctggggttttttttttttcataaatacgtttatttcttaaggcagtttacataagtttttcttcgccgtagcatcacttttacataatattcttatcctaatttaattctaacatagtcacaacgttttgcatttattaaaacatattctcttattacttaaatatcatcttaggtaactcgtcattaattatgaaatctactcggaaatattatttgaaccaaacgattaacttctataaattataaaataagctgttattttcagacattttgttaataatttcataaactgtttcgagtttgtttgtatcattacattatttttattctaatttagctattggttgaactcatggacgcagctgggatcagaactaagtcttgaaaggggcctttattaaattgaaactccagttttctttatgaaatgataaataagtttcatgtatgaaaggtcacgacaagcaagaatgtctcgaactgggatattggatagtctaccttgggtacgcaaagaatttattagttgagatctgacatcacgatactccacgcatgtccaaacgacatgatcaatatctcgataaccttcgccacaagcacaatgattagtctcggagagcccaattcgaaggagatgtgcatctaacgtgtagtgattggacatgagtctggacatcacacgaatgaaatctctactcacatccagtcccctgaaccatgcctttgtcgatattttcggaataattgagtgcatccaccgacccagatcatctttattccaagaagcttgccagctggcaagtgttctttagcgagacgagctatagaattcgttgaaagcaattggtctctcataaatttcaccctcaatagcaccacgtttggctaaaatatcggctctttcattgccaggaatggagcaatgagccgggacccagactatagtgattagataattattgttcaatat comes from Malaya genurostris strain Urasoe2022 chromosome 3, Malgen_1.1, whole genome shotgun sequence and encodes:
- the LOC131438928 gene encoding nuclear receptor coactivator 6 isoform X4; translation: MSGSSSITSYSIATVSFSIVSTSRYIQQEHLEQRGSTRQCNRDRQQFQVNGNLETSYAEYDDCEQQLSCSTGTVSYRGGSGRSFVQTAVEFGSIAATTLTTTSVVTTTSMPPHTNNSHYQSQQQQQQQQQQQQQQPQQQQQQQPQQQPLPQQQQQTQSQQQSAQVQSGNQPPNGHNVAGSASRGSGEQQTIVAAPSAHQAMYPSQGIPTGYMPSGPHTNPVYPMQVIPQPLPGNVYVSNLTANVNVHGYMPHGMPSYMATTGTPPGPTGAYIASEVPAGHEMQVLGSRGEAARGAIRRNGRSGRIGSTPRLRGGYVSHHVTQPAVIQPGQPIPQQPVQPTPAAVPQPSTQQPQPQSSQGQSQTQPPQPPQQHTPDLVQHQMAMEHQQMMSPAQPYGYGGGYYFPLQFYQPHPSAQHATGAPIFQMPMYSSPVYGYTPSVVYPTMYQPEYAVYVDKGDEHNPQPPEEGVMHPGIWQPPTMLEYNPESVEYIPHEDDGAMMQPVPPTMQPIAHVLDPNVPNFTMQMGPPTPIQAEEYGSMTPTPSDEYNAMNNNAMMSPAANLMSSPSSNASSQQNLTQSDIYLVPHQPQQEPLPQSMHQQHAQLIEIHQDEIIHHDPQSALVVDHDNNYIIEQSPQPQLYNQPMTPPQPPQQSQQHHMHTQSESPIEDCYNPSAMTHTQTPMPPLPAQMPEHTEMEPEMSEQEEEPVAPMPVEEPIPEPLPAPVVPVTPTVAAPTPIPIPLPITITHVPPPQLNKPPPPIPIEFLKYEQQKKEQLQQQQQQQQQQQQQQQQQQQQPQQQQQQHPQQQQQQQQQQHQPQSIINDTNNHQKKRTNEVASVATPATVNDKTNSGNDVGGGNSKPTVSSQQGLVSSSSKSQTTAEEVARLTRAVQEKFVLKDDRRANAYRSTWSSYPPATTISSFTSSTTTVIQHSTQQKKATASVSVSAIPNKEFTSSTSSSMSGPTKPYYKNTSPVPFTTLGTTSAPLSMHKPPLVPQKSFSSSESPAVVPSGPLMESKKVEAIPHRELQNTPLPPPGPPPSLSVPPPQPPYAPGPSYAPPPVTKAAPPAMSWASLFNSSSSSNSSTPATNVVQPVISAGPALPTPSPFAPSFIPHLQHSSQSTASSSQPISMSGGNSSMSGSGPSLPPPAHDAAAKRPIAKVLPFDKNSSSPSTGISYSAASAQGLPSSTSATTSSTSNRDKQQPHGTVQSKPEQLDENTLKLGEFLSAYQIENNSISLQPRGLINRSNYCYINAILQALVACPPFYHLMRAIRSLPAARNSKHPKPFIDAMTVLVSEFSTLTPRSKVQRDKSKKDETPEIQYDSPLEPVMIHKILSLLRSDIFQVEGRQEDAEEFLGCVLNRLNDEMLELMKLSKNESEVNGEDTSNGEVHGDDQDDWKVIRGNRNKGTVTRTTDFGRSPISDIFGGKLRSRVHREGDHATDNIQPFFTLQLDIEKAASVKDALDLLVGKDQLEGVTCSKTKQEIAAWQQVTLEELPIVMVLHLKCFDYKLDGCTKILKTLEFPIELKIDSKLMSSKGKTYTAKQKQYKLFAVVYHDGKEASKGHYITDVFHAGYGSWIRYDDSTVKAVPEFNVLHPKAPRVPYLLYYRRLDTHYHGGGGGSSSGSGTTTAGNSGAVTTSGSSTVVAPGYAGGNNNNNTNNNNNNNNNSSSGGSSNYSSSGNSYNSASSGYGGSSAK